One part of the Gemmatimonas sp. genome encodes these proteins:
- a CDS encoding fumarylacetoacetate hydrolase family protein translates to MPRPSKIVCVGRNYLLHAKEMGNDLPAEPLLFLKPPSSIIREGEAIVLHPVSTHIEYEGEIAIVMGARLSRAASEAEAVAAIGGVVALNDVTARDLQKNDGQWARAKGLDTFCPIGEPVPAPADLDAIELVTRLNGVEVQRARGGDMAFRIPFLLHYISQYLTLEPGDVVATGTPHGVGRLSPGDVVEVELVGLSRVSNPVVAAS, encoded by the coding sequence ATGCCACGTCCCTCCAAGATCGTCTGCGTTGGCCGCAATTATCTCCTGCACGCGAAGGAAATGGGCAACGACCTGCCGGCGGAACCGTTGCTGTTCCTCAAGCCGCCCTCGTCCATCATTCGCGAAGGCGAGGCCATCGTGCTGCACCCCGTGTCCACGCACATCGAGTACGAGGGGGAGATCGCCATCGTGATGGGCGCGCGGCTCAGCCGGGCGGCCAGTGAAGCCGAGGCGGTGGCGGCCATCGGCGGGGTGGTCGCGCTCAACGATGTGACCGCGCGCGATCTCCAGAAGAACGACGGGCAGTGGGCGCGGGCAAAGGGGCTCGACACCTTCTGCCCCATTGGCGAACCGGTGCCGGCGCCGGCCGACCTCGACGCCATCGAGCTGGTCACGCGCCTCAACGGGGTGGAAGTGCAGCGGGCCCGGGGTGGGGACATGGCGTTCCGCATTCCGTTCCTGCTGCACTACATCTCGCAGTACCTCACCCTCGAACCCGGCGATGTGGTGGCCACGGGCACCCCGCACGGGGTGGGGCGGTTGTCTCCGGGTGACGTCGTCGAGGTGGAACTGGTCGGCTTGAGCCGGGTGTCAAATCCGGTAGTAGCCGCCAGCTGA
- a CDS encoding aldo/keto reductase, with the protein MISRRDFLVGTAGVGASLGLTPQLLRALAALPQGPLLQRAIPATGETIPVIGLGSSATFASVARSEDVTALRAVFQAMVDRGARVFDTAPSYGASEAVAATLVNEMGIAGKLFWATKVNVAGRGGAAADPVAARAQVETSLTRFAQPKIDLLQVHNMGDPPTQLKVAREFKQAGKVRYVGITTTFPNQYASLIDVMRNEPLDFIGVDYAADNRDVEDVILPLAQQRKIAVLAYAPFGRTSLFRRAANTPLPEWAREFDATTYAQFFLKFCLSHPAITAVTPATSQAKNMIDNIGGGIGRLPTPAHREQMITFVDALPALPGR; encoded by the coding sequence ATGATCTCCCGTCGCGATTTCCTCGTTGGCACCGCCGGCGTCGGTGCCTCACTCGGGCTCACGCCCCAGCTGCTTCGGGCGCTGGCGGCGCTGCCTCAGGGCCCGCTGCTGCAGCGCGCCATTCCCGCCACCGGCGAGACGATTCCCGTCATCGGGCTGGGAAGTTCGGCGACGTTTGCGAGCGTGGCCCGCTCGGAGGACGTCACGGCGTTGCGGGCGGTCTTTCAGGCCATGGTCGATCGCGGAGCACGCGTCTTCGACACGGCGCCGTCGTATGGCGCATCGGAGGCCGTCGCGGCCACGCTCGTGAACGAGATGGGCATTGCCGGCAAGCTGTTCTGGGCGACCAAGGTGAACGTGGCCGGGCGCGGTGGCGCCGCCGCCGATCCGGTCGCCGCGCGCGCGCAAGTCGAGACCAGTCTCACGCGGTTCGCGCAGCCGAAGATCGATCTCCTGCAGGTGCACAACATGGGCGACCCGCCAACGCAGCTGAAGGTGGCGCGCGAGTTCAAGCAGGCCGGCAAGGTGCGGTACGTAGGCATCACCACCACCTTCCCCAACCAGTACGCCTCGCTCATCGATGTGATGCGCAACGAGCCGCTCGACTTCATCGGCGTGGACTACGCGGCCGACAATCGTGACGTGGAAGACGTCATTCTGCCGCTTGCCCAGCAGCGGAAGATCGCCGTGCTTGCCTACGCCCCGTTCGGTCGCACGAGCCTCTTTCGCCGGGCGGCCAACACCCCGCTGCCGGAGTGGGCGCGGGAGTTCGACGCCACCACGTACGCGCAGTTCTTCCTCAAGTTCTGCCTCTCGCACCCCGCCATTACAGCGGTGACGCCGGCCACGAGCCAGGCGAAGAACATGATCGACAACATCGGTGGCGGCATCGGGCGCCTGCCCACCCCGGCCCATCGCGAGCAGATGATCACGTTCGTGGATGCCTTGCCGGCGTTGCCCGGGCGCTGA
- the gltX gene encoding glutamate--tRNA ligase encodes MTAASSGKRPRVRFAPSPTGFLHVGGARTALFNWLYAKKYDGDFLLRIEDTDRQRSTDESTRAIFEGMEWLGLTWDEEVVYQGANVARHYADAHRLLDAGAAYRDFTPASELERLRAEAEARGDAFKFDRTHAELSEHELAEKLASNEPYAIRFRVPEGTTEWPDLVHGRIAFPNKDIEDFIILRSDGTPVYNMAVVSDDIAMGITLVMRGDDHISNTPKQILLYRALGAEVPQFGHVPMIHGTDGKKLSKRHGATAVGDYQHQGLLPQAMLNFLALLGWSPGDDTEVMTMPELIERFSVHGLHAKAAVFDTKKLEWMNGQHLAQIPIDQLATIVAPMVERAGLATVADLQARHQWFCGVLELLRIRARLTDEIVAQARPFFVESVEYDPEAVSKQWRDAAATADILDATRERLASLETWEPAAMEEGLRKLAEERSISGGKIFQPLRVALTGLTVSPGIFDVLLYVGRERSLARIAEAVAYLRQ; translated from the coding sequence ATGACGGCTGCGTCTTCCGGCAAGCGCCCTCGCGTGCGCTTCGCCCCCTCGCCCACGGGCTTCCTGCACGTGGGCGGCGCGCGCACGGCGCTCTTCAACTGGCTGTACGCCAAGAAGTACGATGGCGATTTCCTGCTGCGCATCGAGGACACCGACCGCCAGCGCAGCACCGACGAAAGCACGCGCGCCATCTTCGAAGGCATGGAGTGGCTCGGCCTCACGTGGGACGAAGAGGTCGTGTACCAGGGGGCCAACGTGGCCCGGCACTATGCCGACGCGCACCGTCTGCTGGACGCGGGGGCGGCGTACCGCGACTTCACGCCGGCCAGCGAGCTCGAGCGACTGCGCGCCGAGGCGGAGGCACGGGGTGATGCGTTCAAGTTCGATCGCACCCATGCCGAGCTGAGCGAACACGAATTGGCCGAGAAGCTCGCCAGCAACGAGCCGTATGCCATCCGCTTCCGCGTGCCGGAGGGCACGACCGAATGGCCCGATCTCGTACACGGGCGCATCGCCTTTCCCAACAAGGACATCGAGGACTTCATCATCCTCCGGTCCGACGGCACGCCGGTGTACAACATGGCGGTCGTGTCCGACGACATCGCGATGGGCATCACGCTCGTCATGCGCGGCGACGACCACATCTCCAACACCCCCAAGCAGATCCTGCTCTATCGGGCGCTCGGGGCCGAGGTGCCGCAGTTCGGCCACGTACCCATGATTCACGGCACCGACGGCAAGAAGCTGTCGAAGCGTCACGGCGCCACGGCGGTGGGCGATTACCAGCACCAGGGGCTGTTGCCGCAGGCCATGCTCAACTTCCTGGCGCTGCTCGGCTGGTCACCCGGAGACGACACGGAAGTGATGACCATGCCGGAGCTCATCGAGCGCTTCAGCGTGCACGGCCTGCACGCCAAGGCGGCGGTGTTCGACACGAAGAAGCTGGAGTGGATGAACGGCCAGCATCTCGCACAGATCCCCATCGATCAGCTGGCCACCATCGTCGCGCCCATGGTGGAGCGCGCAGGCTTGGCCACCGTGGCCGACCTGCAGGCGCGTCACCAGTGGTTCTGCGGCGTGCTGGAGCTGCTGCGCATTCGCGCACGCCTCACCGACGAGATCGTGGCGCAGGCGCGCCCCTTCTTCGTGGAGTCGGTAGAGTACGACCCTGAGGCGGTGAGCAAGCAGTGGCGCGATGCCGCCGCCACCGCCGACATTCTCGATGCCACGCGGGAACGGCTCGCCTCGCTCGAGACGTGGGAGCCGGCGGCCATGGAGGAAGGGCTGCGCAAGCTCGCCGAAGAGCGCAGCATTTCGGGTGGCAAGATCTTCCAGCCGCTGCGCGTGGCGCTGACCGGCCTTACGGTGAGCCCGGGCATCTTCGACGTGCTGCTGTACGTGGGGCGCGAACGCTCACTGGCACGCATCGCCGAAGCGGTGGCCTACCTGAGGCAGTAG